CCCCCCCCCCCCCCCCCCGACCCTAATCTTCAGCAGAATGGTATTTTGGCAGTGAGTGATTCAGTCAAAAGAGGCTAACAGGGGCCGGGTCGGGAGTATCTAGGTGAACCGAACATTGGCAAGGCCCGAGGATGTTCGCCAGCGCGAGCGGATCCCCTTCTACCGCAACGTAAAGACCATCGCGGTTCTCGCACAGCTGATCTTCGTGGTCGCGGCCGTCGCCGCCATCTTCATACTCTGGCGCAACGTCACAGTCGGCCTCGACAAGTCGAACCTCACCTTCGGGTTCGGCTACCTCGACGATCGCGCGGGATTCGACCTCGGCGAGACCACCATCCCGTTCAACAGCAGCGATACCTACCTGAAGGCGATCATCGTCGGCATGCTCAACACCCTGAAGGTCGGCCTCGCCGGCGTGGTGCTCTGCACCATCCTCGGAGTGTCGGTTGGCGTCATGCGACTTTCTGCCAACTGGCTGTTGAGGACGCTCTCCACCGCCTACGTCGAACTGCTGCGCAACACGCCTCTCGCGGTTCAGCTCATCTTCTGGTACTACGCCGTGATTTTGGCGATCCCACCACGTTCGGAGAACGCCTCCCGGATACTCGGCGACGTCTACCTGAGTCAGATTGGCGTCGCGCTCCCCTGGCTCTACCCGAGTTACAACTTCGGCCGCTGGCTACCCTGGCTCATCGCGGCTTTCGTCGTGCTGGTCATCACCTACTTCTTCCGGCGCCGTCAGATCCAGCGTTCGGAGCGGCCGGGCAATCCCTGGTACGCCTCGCTGGGCCTGGCGGTCCTGGTAGCCGGCGTCGGCTACCTCGTGGCGGCCAGCGGGGTGAGCGTCCCGCAGAACCTGACCGCCGAAGTGAGCCCGGCGCGTGGTGTAGGCGTCGTCTACCTCGACAGTGACGGAGATGGCGAGCGCGACCGGAGCGAGGAGCGGGTGCCGTACGCGCCGGTGATAGTCACTATCGACCAGGCCAGGTTGACGACGAACAGCACCAACCTCGTCGAATCGCAGGAGATCGTCTACAGCACCTTCCGCTTCCCCATGCTCAGCCCCGAGGAGTACGACGAGGTCGAGGTCGTCTTCCGCAACCCGGAGGAGGCCGAGGGCCTGAGCGTCCACTTCGAGCGTTACCCGAGCATAGGGACCATCTACCTGGACGAGAACGGGAACGGTGAGTTCGACGAAGGGGAGAACACCTACGTCGAGGATGGCTTCATCCGCGGTTACCGCGGTATCGGCCTTGCGATGAACATCGACGGCTTCAGCCGGCGCCTGGTCTCGGACCGGATCGGCGAACTCCGGATGCCGATCTTCTCCCCGCCCCCCGTGGAGGAGCCCGCCCAGGCCGAAGAGGACGAGGGTCGCGGCGGCGGACTGGCCGGCCTGGGCGCGCTCTTCGCACCTGCGGAGCAGGCGGCTGTCGAACTGGAGGCCGAGGTAGAGCTGCCGGCAGCCAAGCCGTTGGTGTACAGCGAACCAACCATCCCTCGAAGCAGTTACTTCGGCGGCATCCGCCTCTCGACGCCCTTCCTGGCGCTGCTGCTCGGCCTGGCGATCTATACCTCCGCGTTCGTGGCCGAGATCGTCCGGGGCGGCATCCAGGCGGTGCCGCGCGGTCAGCCCGAGGCAGCCAAGGCGCTGGGACTCGGCGCGGTGCAGACCTTCTTCCTCATCGTCTTCCCGCAGGCTCTGCGGATCATCATCCCGCCGATGATCAGTCAGTACCTGAACCTGATCAAGAACTCCTCGCTGGC
This genomic window from Trueperaceae bacterium contains:
- a CDS encoding ABC transporter permease subunit (The N-terminal region of this protein, as described by TIGR01726, is a three transmembrane segment that identifies a subfamily of ABC transporter permease subunits, which specificities that include histidine, arginine, glutamine, glutamate, L-cystine (sic), the opines (in Agrobacterium) octopine and nopaline, etc.) produces the protein MNRTLARPEDVRQRERIPFYRNVKTIAVLAQLIFVVAAVAAIFILWRNVTVGLDKSNLTFGFGYLDDRAGFDLGETTIPFNSSDTYLKAIIVGMLNTLKVGLAGVVLCTILGVSVGVMRLSANWLLRTLSTAYVELLRNTPLAVQLIFWYYAVILAIPPRSENASRILGDVYLSQIGVALPWLYPSYNFGRWLPWLIAAFVVLVITYFFRRRQIQRSERPGNPWYASLGLAVLVAGVGYLVAASGVSVPQNLTAEVSPARGVGVVYLDSDGDGERDRSEERVPYAPVIVTIDQARLTTNSTNLVESQEIVYSTFRFPMLSPEEYDEVEVVFRNPEEAEGLSVHFERYPSIGTIYLDENGNGEFDEGENTYVEDGFIRGYRGIGLAMNIDGFSRRLVSDRIGELRMPIFSPPPVEEPAQAEEDEGRGGGLAGLGALFAPAEQAAVELEAEVELPAAKPLVYSEPTIPRSSYFGGIRLSTPFLALLLGLAIYTSAFVAEIVRGGIQAVPRGQPEAAKALGLGAVQTFFLIVFPQALRIIIPPMISQYLNLIKNSSLAILVTFSDFFQVSNTVGNQTGQFVSVYVIILVGYLSLTLVFSLILNVVNSRMALVER